A region of the Pseudarthrobacter oxydans genome:
CCGCCTCTGGGACGACGGCGTGATTGATCCAGCCGACACCCGCACCGTGCTGGGCCTGGCATTGGACGTCGTGTCCCGCACGCCGCTGCCGGAAACCTCCTTCGGCCTCTTCAGGATGTGAGCCAGCATATGACCACCCCTTCCTTCACCGGCACCGCCACGGCAAGCAGGCCCATGTTCAGCACTGTCCTGGTGGCCAACCGTGGCGAGATCGCCTGCCGCGTGATCCGCACCCTCCGGGCCATGGGCATCCGGTCAGTTGCCGTTTACAGCGATGCCGACGCCGGCGCGCGCCATGTACGCGAGGCTGACACGGCCGTTCGGATCGGCCCCGCCGCGGCCACGGAGAGCTACCTGAAGATCGAGGCCATCATCGATGCGTGCCGCAAGGCCGGGGCGGAAGCCGTGCATCCGGGCTACGGCTTCCTGAGTGAGAACGCCGACTTCGCCCGCGCCCTGGACCGGGCCGGCATCACCTTCATCGGCCCCGGCATTGATGCGCTGAGAATGATGGGGGACAAGATCCGCTCCAAGAACCACGTGGCCGGTTACGGCGTCCCCGTGGTTCCCGGAGTAGCGGAGCCCGGCATGACGGATGAGCAGCTGGTGCAGGCGGCCGGCGGCGTCGGGTTTCCGCTGCTGATCAAGCCTTCCGCAGGCGGGGGCGGCAAGGGCATGCACGTGGTGGAACGCCCGGCAGACCTCCCCGCGACGCTGGCCACCGCCCGGCGGGTGGCTGCCGGCGCCTTCGGCGACGACACCCTTTTCCTGGAACGGCTGGTATCCACCCCGCGGCACATCGAGGTGCAGGTGCTCGCGGACAACCACGGCAACGTCATCCACCTGGGCGAGCGCGAATGCTCGCTGCAGCGGCGCCACCAAAAGGTCATCGAGGAGGCGCCGTCGCCCTTGCTCGAAGCGCACCCGGACGGCGCCGCCCTTCGCGCCCGCATCGGCGAGGCAGCCTGCAATGCAGCCCGCAGCGTTAACTACAGCGGTGCCGGGACCGTCGAATTCCTCGTCTCGGACGACGCGCCGGACCAGTTCTACTTCATGGAGATGAACACCAGGCTGCAGGTGGAGCATCCCGTCACCGAAATGGTCACCGGCATCGACCTCGTCGAATGGCAGGTGCGGATCGCCGCCGGCAGGGAACTCACCATCCGGCAGGCCGACGTCGAACTTAACGGGCACGCGGTGGAAGCACGGGTCTACGCGGAGGTTCCCGAGAAAAACTTCCTGCCCTCCACCGGGACAGTGCTCCTCCTGGATGAACTGCCCGGGCAGGCGGCCGGCAGGGTGCGGGTGGATTCGTCCCTGGCGGAAGGACTGGAGGTATCGTCCAGCTACGACCCCATGATCTCCAAGGTGATCGCGTGGGGGGAGGACCGTTCAGCTGCCCTGGACACCCTGGACGCGGCGCTCGCGGGCTATACGGCGCTTGGGCTGGACACCAACGTCGAATACCTGAGGCTGCTGATCAACGATGCCGATGTCCGCGCGGGACACCTGGACACGGGGCTGATTGAACGCAAACTGCCGTACCTCGCCTTCCGCCGCGTTGGCGAGGCCGAACTGGTGGCGGCGGCGCTCTTCACCATCCAGGCGGAGGAACAGGACAGCACACCCCTGCCGCCGGGCCCCTGGCAGGCCCGCAACGGATGGCGCCTTGGCACACCGGCGCCGCGCCGCGTCAGCCTGGGAACGTCCGACGGCGGCGTGGCCACCGTGCGTATCAGCGGCAGGAACGCGGCCGGCCCGGTCGGGGACGGGGCTGTCCCCGAAGGCACTGCCCTGGTGGCCGTGGACGGCGGGCCGCCCCGTCCGGCACGGCTGGAAATGATTTCCCGCCGACGCGTTGCGCTGACGTTCAACGGGCGCACCACCACGTACGCCGTGGTGCCGGGACCTTCAGCGCTCTTCCTTGGCAGCGAGGGCTGGTCCTGCCGGCTGGAAGTCCTGACGCGTGAGTCGCGGCTGGAGCGGGTACTTGCAGCGATTCAGCGGGAGGAGGGTGCTGCCGACCCTGCGGTGCGCTCACCCATGCCGGGAACCGTGGTGTCCGTTCCGGTCACCGAC
Encoded here:
- a CDS encoding biotin carboxylase N-terminal domain-containing protein; this encodes MTTPSFTGTATASRPMFSTVLVANRGEIACRVIRTLRAMGIRSVAVYSDADAGARHVREADTAVRIGPAAATESYLKIEAIIDACRKAGAEAVHPGYGFLSENADFARALDRAGITFIGPGIDALRMMGDKIRSKNHVAGYGVPVVPGVAEPGMTDEQLVQAAGGVGFPLLIKPSAGGGGKGMHVVERPADLPATLATARRVAAGAFGDDTLFLERLVSTPRHIEVQVLADNHGNVIHLGERECSLQRRHQKVIEEAPSPLLEAHPDGAALRARIGEAACNAARSVNYSGAGTVEFLVSDDAPDQFYFMEMNTRLQVEHPVTEMVTGIDLVEWQVRIAAGRELTIRQADVELNGHAVEARVYAEVPEKNFLPSTGTVLLLDELPGQAAGRVRVDSSLAEGLEVSSSYDPMISKVIAWGEDRSAALDTLDAALAGYTALGLDTNVEYLRLLINDADVRAGHLDTGLIERKLPYLAFRRVGEAELVAAALFTIQAEEQDSTPLPPGPWQARNGWRLGTPAPRRVSLGTSDGGVATVRISGRNAAGPVGDGAVPEGTALVAVDGGPPRPARLEMISRRRVALTFNGRTTTYAVVPGPSALFLGSEGWSCRLEVLTRESRLERVLAAIQREEGAADPAVRSPMPGTVVSVPVTDAADVTAGQVLVSVEAMKMEHQLLAPLDGTVHLSVRPGDLVKADQVLATVHPRTADTDTDTALLNGEGA